TTACTTCTAATTCAAAATTTATACGCTCTTCAATTTCAGGTGTGAGTTCTCCATAGCGCTTTTTAGCGCCTTCAAACGTAAGGTGCTTTAAATACGCATTTTCACCTCGTTTACCACCATCGGTTTCGTCTTCTGCAACTTTAAATTGATCAGGAATGTCAAACTTAGGAAGTAATACATCTCGCTGCAGACTGTATGATTCTATCTTAGCAATCACTTCAGAAATATTGGCAATGGCCTCAGGCAAATCTTTAAACAATGCCTTCATCTCTTCTTGCGACTTAAAATAATACTCCTGATTTGGCAGTCCGTAACGATATCCACGTCCGCGGCCTATAGGGGTAGCCTGTTTTTCACCATCTTTTACACACAGCAAAATGTCGTGCGCATTTGCGTTTTCTTTATCAATATAATAGGTATTGTTTGCAGCTATAAGGGGCACCTCATGCTTTTTGCTAAATGCAACCACCGTTTCATTCACCCTATTTTCATCTTCTTGATTGTGCCGCATGATTTCAAGATAGAAATCGGGTCCAAACTCTTCTTTCCACCAAAGTAATGCTTCTTCTGCCTGATTTTCGCCAATGTTTAAAATCTTGCTAGAAATCTCGCCATACATACTTCCAGAAAGAACAATGATATCTTCCTTATATTTTTTTATGACCTCGCGGTCTATTCTAGGCACATAGTAAAATCCGTTGGTGTAGGCAATGCTTGCCATTTTCGCTAGGTTGTGATACCCCTTTTTATTTTTTGCTAGCAGCACCATTTGGTAGCCATTATCTTTTTGGGATTTGTTGGTGTGATCTTCGCAAACAAAGAACTCACATCCCACAATGGCTTTTAATTCTTGTGGCGGTTCTGGCTTGTCTGGAACAACACCATCTTCCCGATTGCTATCTGGAGTTGCGGTATCATCAAACTCCTCATACGCCTTTAGCGCTTCTTCATATTTTTTTTGAAGTGCAGCGTTATGACCATTTACAGCTCGTGTAAAGTGAAAAGCACCCATCATATTCCCCGTGTCTGTAATGGCAACAGCAGGTTGATTATCTGCAATGGCAGCGTTTACCAAATCTTGGGTGCTGGCAGTAGATTGTAAAATCGAAAACTGAGAATGGTTATGCAGGTGCGCAAAAGGTGCATCTTGCAAGACTTCAATATTTTCTTGCAATTCTTCTGAAGAAATTTCTCGTGTCTCGGTTGTTGCTTCCAACTCTTTTCGAATGGCTTCAGAAGCTTTCTTCAGGTTTATATGTTCTAATCCGATAAGCTGAATTTCCTTCGGATTCTCTTCGGAAAATTTCTCGAAATAGTCAGGTTGAACGTCTAATTCTTCTGCGGTAAAGATTTGGCGTCGTACCAACTCTAAGAAACAGCGGGTTGTAGCCTCAACATCTGCCGTTGCATTGTGCGCTTCAGCAAAACTTGCGTTGAATAGAAAATTATGCAGCTCTGAAAGTGTAGGCAACTTAAACTTACCTCCGCGTCCTCCCGGAATCTGACACAATTGCGCAGTGGTTTCTGTACAAGTATCCAGCACCGGAAAATTGGGTAGTACATTTTCTTGATTTAATCGCAAAAACTCTGCTCCCATGATATTGAGATCGAAACCTACATTTTGCCCTACAACAAATTTTGTTTTTTGAAGTACTGCTGAAAATTTCTGCATCATTTCTGCCAACGGAATTCCTTCCTGTTGCGCAAGCTCGGTAGAAATACCATGAATTTTCTCTGCGTCAAACGGAATATTGAACCCCTCTGGCTGAATTAAATAATCTTCATGTTCAAGAACATTCCCCATAGCGTCATGCAACTGCCATGCAATCTGTATACAGCGAGGCCAATTATCGCTATCGCTTAGCGGGGCATTCCAATTGCGGGGTAATCCCGTAGTTTCGGTATCGAAAATTAAATACATAAAAGATTGCAGATTAACAATTGTAGTTTTCTGATTGTAAAACAGAAAATCAGGCGGCGAAAATTTCAGTAGTAAAAATAAAAAAACTCACCCGAAGCAACGGACTGAGTTGTTAAGAGTTGTTCACATTTTCAGTAAAATTTATAACAAAAAAAAAGGACCGAATGTACGTTCGATCCCTTTTCAATTTATATTACTAGACTTACGCCACAACAGCCTCGAAGTTTTTTACGTTTTGCAACGTACTTTCTATGTTAGACACCTGTTTTGTAAGAACGCTTGAAGTTGTTGGCGGCAATGTGGTGTCTGCCATAACTTCTTTGTATTCTTCTAAGGCAGTTTTCTCGCCACGCTGCACTTCTTCCAAAATACTAGCTTCGTCACTTGGCGTAAAGGTGTCTTTAATGGTCATCCACGTACGATGTGCATCTCCAGTAAAACTAGTTCCCTTTTCTGGCGTGCCACCAACATTTTTAATTTCGGTTTTTAGTTCGTGACCAAAATCGTACCTATGTTCTGCCTGTGTTTCAAAGAATCTTTTTAATTGGGGATTCTCAACAATTTCTGCAGCTTTTTTATATCCAGCTTCGGCATCATAGTTTTTGGTTAATAATTCGTTTAATTTATTTGACATCTTCTCAGTATACATAATCTCTTTCATTTTAATGTGCAAAGCATTTTTACAATAAATCGAATTGAGCCGCTTTGGTTTTCTCTATTTCGACATACCTTAATATACCAGATATTAAATTGAATAACGAACAATTAACCCAAGCTTAACGGGCTTTAACAACCTTTAACGCACTTTGGAAGGAAAACAAAAAAAAGGATCGACAACGCGATCCTTTCTTATATGTTTTATGGTAGCTTTTAGTAATCTACATTAAACTGACCAAGGGAAATTTGATGATTTTCTGTAGCAAAGTTAAACGTTCCTGAAATGCTTTGAGCAGTCATGTCGTGCTCAAATATTGTAATGGTTCCACTAACAGCTGGCTCTTCTGCTCCAGAAATAAAGTATATCGCATTAAAGCCTTCACCAGGAATCGTTTGTGTTCCAGACGCTGATGTTAACGGGATAATTAGCTGTATGGTATCGTCGCCTAAAGCTCCACTAATAGTTATAGAGGTATCTGTTGTAGCAGCAACAACGGTAGAAGGGTCAAACAGATTTCCATCTATCTCTGCCACAAAAGCACCATCTAGAGATGGATCTTCAGGGTCTTCTATGACACCAGAAACTACAGGTACTTGATACAGCAATCCGCGACTTACCGTTACCGTATCAATCCCTGGCAGAATAGCTGTAAAAGTGAAATTTCCAGATAAAAAATCATTTCCACCACTACTACCGCGACTTGTAATATTCACTACGCCACTTCCACCGTTCTCTGTAGAATAAATTTGCCCTTCGGCATCTTCATAGATAGCTTGGTGTCCGTTTCCAATGTTAAGTTCAAATGTTCCTGTCTGCAGTGCAGCAAGG
This Rasiella rasia DNA region includes the following protein-coding sequences:
- a CDS encoding ferritin-like domain-containing protein, with amino-acid sequence MSNKLNELLTKNYDAEAGYKKAAEIVENPQLKRFFETQAEHRYDFGHELKTEIKNVGGTPEKGTSFTGDAHRTWMTIKDTFTPSDEASILEEVQRGEKTALEEYKEVMADTTLPPTTSSVLTKQVSNIESTLQNVKNFEAVVA
- a CDS encoding DUF6252 family protein translates to MKKFLLLLSLACTFVACEDIQDNSPAFQANLDDVLYRALDTRTTVADDGSTAIVGATTDQNISLLLAALQTGTFELNIGNGHQAIYEDAEGQIYSTENGGSGVVNITSRGSSGGNDFLSGNFTFTAILPGIDTVTVSRGLLYQVPVVSGVIEDPEDPSLDGAFVAEIDGNLFDPSTVVAATTDTSITISGALGDDTIQLIIPLTSASGTQTIPGEGFNAIYFISGAEEPAVSGTITIFEHDMTAQSISGTFNFATENHQISLGQFNVDY